A window from Heteronotia binoei isolate CCM8104 ecotype False Entrance Well chromosome 15, APGP_CSIRO_Hbin_v1, whole genome shotgun sequence encodes these proteins:
- the LOC132583527 gene encoding olfactory receptor 6B9-like: MAYDRYVAICSPLRYPVIISQDFCILLEASSWLSGFIIATGKTFFISCLSYCGPNIINHFFCDVSPILNLACSDLSFIELIDFLLALLILIGPLAVTITSYSCIISTVLHIPSAKGKGKAFSTCASHLLVVTVFFAATIFIYARPRALTSVNAHKVVSVVYTVLTPLLNPVIYCMRNQEFKDALRKTINGSSLRQIG, translated from the coding sequence ATGGCCTATGACCGCTATGTTGCCATCTGTAGCCCTTTGCGTTATCCTGTCATAATAAGCCAAGATTTTTGTATCCTTTTAGAAGCCAGTTCATGGCTGAGTGGTTTTATCATAGCCACAGGAAAGACCTTCTTCATCTCATGCTTGAGCTACTGTGGACCCAACATCATCAACCACTTCTTCTGTGATGTCTCCCCAATTCTCAATCTAGCCTGCAGTGATTTGTCATTCATTGAACTCATTGACTTCCTGCTGGCCTTGCTCATTCTCATTGGACCACTCGCTGTAACAATAACTTCTTATAGCTGTATTATCTCTACTGTCTTGCACATTCCTTCagccaaagggaagggaaaggccttTTCCACCTGTGCCTCACATCTTTTGGTAGTCACCGTTTTCTTTGCTGCCACCATTTTCATCTATGCCCGACCAAGGGCTCTCACCTCTGTTAATGCCCACAAAGTTGTGTCTGTTGTCTATACAGTTCTAACACCACTTCTTAACCCAGTTATTTATTGTATGAGGAATCAAGAATTCAAGGATGCCCTCAGAAAAACCATTAATGGATCTTCTTTAAGACAAATAGGCTAA